A single region of the Streptomyces caelestis genome encodes:
- a CDS encoding class I SAM-dependent methyltransferase yields the protein MLTVDFSRFPLAPGDRVLDLGCGAGRHAFECYRRGAQVVALDQNAEEIREVAKWFAAMKEAGEAPEGATATAMEGDALALPFPDESFDVVIISEVMEHIPDDKGVLAEMVRVLKPGGRIAVTVPRYGPEKVCWTLSDAYHEVEGGHIRIYKADELLEKIREAGLEPYGTHHAHALHSPYWWLKCAFGVDNDKALPVRAYHKLLVWDIMKKPLATRVAEQALNPLIGKSFVAYATKPHLPRLSDTGADAQ from the coding sequence GTGCTGACCGTCGACTTCTCCCGGTTCCCGCTCGCCCCGGGCGACCGAGTCCTGGATCTCGGCTGCGGTGCCGGCCGGCACGCGTTCGAGTGCTACCGGCGCGGCGCGCAGGTCGTGGCGCTGGACCAGAACGCCGAGGAGATCCGCGAGGTCGCCAAGTGGTTCGCGGCGATGAAGGAGGCGGGCGAGGCCCCCGAGGGCGCCACCGCCACGGCCATGGAGGGCGACGCCCTCGCACTGCCCTTCCCCGACGAGTCCTTCGACGTCGTGATCATCTCCGAGGTGATGGAGCACATCCCGGACGACAAGGGCGTCCTCGCGGAGATGGTGCGCGTACTGAAGCCCGGCGGGCGCATAGCCGTCACCGTCCCTCGCTACGGCCCCGAGAAGGTCTGCTGGACCCTGTCCGACGCCTACCACGAGGTCGAGGGCGGCCACATCCGCATCTACAAGGCGGACGAGCTGCTCGAGAAGATCCGTGAGGCCGGCCTGGAGCCGTACGGCACCCACCACGCCCACGCCCTGCACTCCCCCTACTGGTGGCTGAAGTGCGCGTTCGGCGTCGACAACGACAAGGCGCTGCCGGTGCGGGCCTACCACAAGCTCCTGGTCTGGGACATCATGAAGAAACCGCTGGCCACCCGGGTCGCGGAGCAGGCGCTGAACCCACTGATCGGCAAGAGCTTCGTGGCGTACGCGACCAAGCCGCACCTGCCGCGTCTTTCCGACACCGGGGCGGACGCCCAGTGA
- a CDS encoding prenyltransferase yields the protein MTTSRTEHLVLPGVLTAGQAAATVAGILAVQREDGAIPWFRGHHLDPWDHVEAAMALDAAGEHEAAERAYLWLARHQNEDGSWYAAYADGDFADVTDRGRETNFVAYIAVGVWHHYLSTGDDTFLERMWPAVYAAVEFVLRLQQPGGQIGWRRDDDGTDTADALLTGSSSIHHALRCALAIAEQREEAQPDWELAAGALRHAIRRHPERFLDKNRYSMDWYYPVLGGALTGAEAKARIEEDWDRFVVPGLGVRCVVPNPWVTGGESAELALALWAMGESDRALEVLQSIQHLRDPESGLYWTGYVFEDKAIWPLELTTWTAGSLLLAVAALGGHEATCRVFGGEGLPLGLESDCCA from the coding sequence GTGACGACTTCCCGGACGGAACACCTGGTCCTGCCCGGGGTCCTCACCGCCGGTCAGGCCGCCGCGACCGTCGCCGGCATCCTCGCCGTACAGCGCGAGGACGGCGCGATCCCCTGGTTCCGGGGGCACCACCTCGACCCGTGGGACCACGTCGAGGCCGCGATGGCCCTCGACGCGGCCGGTGAACACGAGGCCGCCGAACGGGCCTACCTGTGGCTGGCCCGGCACCAGAACGAGGACGGCTCCTGGTACGCGGCCTACGCGGACGGAGACTTCGCCGACGTCACCGACCGGGGCCGGGAGACCAACTTCGTCGCCTACATAGCCGTCGGCGTCTGGCACCACTACCTCTCCACCGGCGACGACACGTTCCTGGAGCGGATGTGGCCGGCGGTGTACGCGGCGGTGGAGTTCGTGCTGCGCCTGCAGCAGCCGGGCGGTCAGATCGGCTGGCGGCGCGACGACGACGGCACGGACACGGCGGACGCCCTGCTCACCGGCAGTTCCTCCATCCACCACGCGCTGCGGTGCGCCCTGGCCATCGCCGAGCAGCGTGAAGAGGCGCAACCGGACTGGGAGCTGGCGGCGGGCGCGCTGCGGCACGCGATACGCCGGCATCCCGAGCGGTTCCTCGACAAGAACCGTTACTCGATGGACTGGTACTACCCCGTGCTCGGCGGCGCCTTGACCGGTGCGGAGGCCAAGGCCCGCATCGAGGAGGACTGGGACCGGTTCGTCGTCCCGGGACTGGGGGTGCGGTGCGTGGTCCCCAACCCGTGGGTGACGGGCGGTGAGTCCGCCGAACTGGCGCTGGCCCTCTGGGCGATGGGGGAGTCGGACCGCGCGCTGGAGGTCCTCCAGTCGATCCAGCACCTGCGCGATCCGGAGAGCGGGCTGTACTGGACGGGGTACGTCTTCGAGGACAAGGCGATCTGGCCGCTGGAACTGACCACCTGGACGGCCGGGTCGCTGTTGCTGGCCGTCGCCGCGCTGGGGGGTCATGAGGCCACGTGCCGGGTCTTCGGCGGCGAAGGCCTGCCACTGGGGCTGGAGTCGGACTGCTGCGCCTAG
- a CDS encoding glycosyltransferase family 4 protein, with product MTAEAREAGAPEDPAADGLRPLDIALLTYKGNPFCGGQGVYVRHLSRELARLGHRVEVIGAQPYPVLDEGYDGLSLTELPSLDLYRQPDPFRTPKRDEYRDWIDALEVATMWTGGFPEPLTFSLRARRHLRARRGEFDVVHDNQTLGYGLLGDVGAPLVTTIHHPITVDRQLELDAAEGRQRRFSVRRWYAFTRMQKRVARRLPSVLTVSGTSRQEIVDHLGVRQDRIHVVHIGADTDLFSPDPSVPVVPGRIVTTSSADVPLKGLVHLVEALAKVRTEHPGAHLVVVGKRPAEGPVAQAMQRYGLDGAVEFVKGISDAELVDLVRSAQVACVPSLYEGFSLPAAEAMATGTPLLATTGGAIPEVAGRDGETCLAVPPGDSEALAAGLGRLLGDAELRARLGTAGRERVLRHFTWARAAEGTVARYREAIARAQDGEAGRSAAPGDRSAVTPLASGRPAAGVDQPASLAPGRSAAPAGAVSAATTDVEGVNSESRATC from the coding sequence GTGACCGCTGAGGCCAGGGAGGCCGGGGCTCCGGAGGACCCCGCTGCCGACGGCTTGCGACCGCTCGACATCGCGCTCCTCACCTATAAAGGGAACCCGTTCTGCGGCGGCCAGGGCGTCTACGTCCGGCACCTGTCACGCGAACTGGCCCGCCTCGGCCACCGGGTCGAGGTCATCGGCGCACAGCCGTATCCCGTGCTCGACGAGGGCTACGACGGGCTGAGCCTCACCGAGCTGCCCAGCCTCGACCTCTACCGCCAGCCGGATCCTTTCCGCACGCCGAAGCGCGACGAGTACCGGGACTGGATCGACGCGCTCGAAGTCGCGACGATGTGGACCGGCGGCTTCCCCGAACCACTGACGTTCTCGCTGCGTGCCCGCCGCCATCTGCGGGCCCGCCGGGGCGAGTTCGACGTCGTGCACGACAACCAGACACTCGGGTACGGGTTGCTGGGAGACGTGGGCGCACCCCTGGTGACGACGATCCACCACCCCATCACCGTCGACCGGCAGTTGGAGCTTGACGCGGCCGAGGGCCGACAGCGGCGCTTCTCGGTGCGCCGCTGGTACGCCTTCACGCGCATGCAGAAGCGCGTCGCGCGGCGGCTGCCGTCCGTGCTCACCGTCTCCGGCACGTCCCGCCAGGAGATCGTCGACCACCTCGGCGTCCGCCAGGACCGCATCCACGTCGTCCACATCGGCGCCGACACCGACCTGTTCTCGCCGGACCCCTCGGTGCCGGTCGTGCCCGGCCGGATCGTGACGACGTCCAGTGCGGACGTGCCGCTGAAGGGCCTCGTCCATCTCGTCGAGGCGCTCGCCAAGGTGCGCACCGAGCACCCCGGCGCCCACCTCGTCGTCGTCGGCAAGCGTCCGGCCGAAGGCCCCGTCGCCCAGGCCATGCAGCGGTACGGCCTCGACGGCGCCGTCGAGTTCGTCAAGGGCATCTCCGACGCGGAACTCGTCGACCTGGTGCGCTCGGCGCAGGTCGCCTGCGTGCCGTCGCTCTACGAGGGCTTCTCGCTGCCGGCCGCCGAGGCCATGGCGACCGGGACGCCCCTGCTCGCCACGACCGGCGGTGCGATCCCCGAGGTCGCCGGCCGGGACGGGGAGACCTGCCTGGCGGTGCCGCCGGGCGACTCGGAGGCACTGGCGGCCGGGCTGGGCCGGCTGCTGGGCGACGCCGAACTCCGGGCACGGCTCGGCACGGCCGGGCGGGAACGGGTACTGCGGCACTTCACCTGGGCCAGGGCGGCGGAGGGCACGGTGGCGCGCTACCGCGAGGCGATCGCCAGGGCCCAGGACGGCGAAGCGGGCCGCTCGGCAGCGCCCGGCGACCGTTCCGCGGTGACGCCCCTGGCCTCCGGCCGCCCCGCGGCGGGCGTCGACCAGCCGGCGTCCCTGGCCCCCGGCCGTTCCGCGGCTCCCGCAGGTGCCGTCTCCGCGGCCACCACAGATGTAGAAGGCGTCAACTCCGAAAGCAGGGCCACGTGCTGA
- a CDS encoding vWA domain-containing protein, producing MRRGAGLLALCLALVTTLLTACSGDDGDGTVRLRVLAGPDLAVLAPLLGELKDETGVDLRLDHRADAETKTPDRDRYDLAWLSSDRYLRLTDKSATRGLQRTPTMTSPVVIGLKPDVARKLRAQVPGSRLTWADIADAAATGTVRFGMADPRHAGSGLAALVGVATAAAGTGAALRPEDVSCDRLRGFRSGQTLTADTGPALVDSYVDHQDEANALITYESDLLALNATDRLDDRLEVVRPEDGMVLADFPLLLLNPAHRTAYDKVTQWLRRDSVQRQIMRHTLRRPVNTTVTRDPRLREPVGNALFYPDRPAVVETLLADYGDPDRRTTSQVVFLLDFSGSMRGARMAALREAFAGLSGADPSASGKFTRFYRGERLTVVRFGRRVLEEKTVTVTGPRDLAALAGTVARGGYGDATAVWSALDHGYRTAARELAADPDRSLSLVLMTDGENNAGLSYAEFVRRHKALPAAVRDAVHTYPVHFGEADAGELRRAAARTGGRMVDAAGSSLSEAFKEIRGCH from the coding sequence GTGAGGCGCGGCGCGGGCCTGCTGGCGCTCTGCCTGGCGCTCGTCACCACCTTGCTCACCGCCTGCTCGGGCGACGACGGCGACGGCACGGTCCGGCTGCGCGTGCTCGCCGGTCCCGACCTCGCCGTACTCGCCCCGCTGCTGGGAGAGTTGAAGGACGAGACCGGTGTCGACCTGCGCCTGGACCACCGGGCCGACGCCGAGACGAAGACCCCGGACCGCGACAGGTACGACCTCGCGTGGCTGTCGTCCGACCGCTATCTGCGTCTCACCGACAAGAGCGCGACCCGGGGGCTGCAGCGCACGCCCACGATGACGTCCCCCGTCGTCATCGGCCTGAAGCCGGACGTGGCACGGAAGCTGCGCGCCCAGGTGCCCGGCTCCCGGCTCACCTGGGCGGACATCGCGGACGCCGCCGCCACGGGCACCGTCCGCTTCGGCATGGCCGATCCCCGGCACGCCGGCAGCGGGCTCGCCGCCCTCGTCGGCGTCGCCACTGCCGCGGCCGGCACCGGAGCCGCGCTGCGCCCCGAGGACGTCTCCTGCGACCGGCTGCGCGGCTTCCGCTCCGGCCAGACCCTCACCGCCGACACCGGCCCCGCCCTCGTCGACTCCTACGTCGATCACCAGGACGAGGCCAACGCCCTCATCACGTACGAGTCCGATCTGCTCGCCCTCAACGCCACCGACCGCCTCGACGACCGCCTGGAGGTCGTGCGCCCCGAAGACGGCATGGTCCTGGCGGACTTCCCGCTGCTCCTGCTGAACCCGGCCCACCGCACCGCGTACGACAAGGTCACGCAGTGGCTGCGGCGCGACTCGGTGCAGCGGCAGATCATGCGGCACACGCTGCGCCGCCCCGTGAACACGACAGTCACCCGGGACCCGCGGCTGCGCGAACCGGTCGGCAACGCGCTCTTCTACCCGGACCGTCCCGCCGTCGTCGAAACCCTGTTGGCGGACTACGGCGACCCCGACCGCCGCACCACGAGCCAGGTGGTCTTCCTGCTCGACTTCTCCGGCTCGATGCGCGGCGCCCGGATGGCCGCCCTGCGCGAGGCCTTCGCCGGACTCAGCGGCGCGGATCCCTCCGCCTCCGGCAAGTTCACCCGCTTCTACCGGGGTGAACGGCTGACCGTCGTCCGGTTCGGCCGCCGGGTGCTGGAGGAGAAGACCGTCACCGTCACCGGCCCGAGGGACCTGGCCGCCCTCGCCGGCACCGTCGCCCGGGGCGGCTACGGCGACGCCACCGCCGTGTGGTCCGCCCTCGACCACGGCTACCGCACCGCCGCCCGGGAACTGGCCGCCGACCCCGACCGCTCCCTCTCACTCGTCCTGATGACGGACGGCGAGAACAACGCGGGCCTGTCCTATGCGGAGTTCGTACGCCGCCACAAGGCGCTGCCCGCCGCCGTGCGCGACGCCGTCCACACCTACCCCGTCCACTTCGGCGAGGCCGACGCAGGCGAACTGCGGCGCGCGGCGGCGAGGACGGGCGGACGGATGGTGGACGCCGCCGGCTCGTCCCTTTCCGAGGCCTTCAAGGAGATCCGTGGCTGTCACTGA